In one Ochotona princeps isolate mOchPri1 chromosome 16, mOchPri1.hap1, whole genome shotgun sequence genomic region, the following are encoded:
- the BANP gene encoding protein BANP isoform X9: MMSEQDLADVVQIAVGDLSPDHPVVLENHVVTDEDEPALKRQRLAVSCQDPSIKSFLYSINQTICLRLDSIEAKLQALEATCKSLEEKLDLVTNKQHSPIQVPMVAGSPLGATQTCNKVRCAVPQTTVILNSDRQNAVVAKMEDPLSNRAPDPLENVVSNAVPGRRQNTIVVKVPGQEDSHNEDGESGSEASDSVSTCGQPGSQSIGNNVTLITLNSEEDYPNGTWLGDENNPEMRVRCAIIPSDMLHISTNCRTAEKMALTLLDYLFHREVQAVSNLSGQGKHGKKQLDPLTIYGIRCHLFYKFGITESDWYRIKQSIDSKCRTAWRRKQRGQSLAVKSFSRRTPSSSSYSASETMMGSPPAASEPLQPQPQALHYTLANAQQVQIHQIGEDGQVQVGHLHIAQVPQGEQVQITQDSEGNLQIHHVGQDGQLSTSWPCVAAFPHGQTLVN; encoded by the exons ATGATGTCAGAGCAGGACCTGGCGGATGTGGTGCAGATCGCAGTGGGGGACCTGAGTCCTGACCACCCAG TTGTTCTAGAAAACCATGTGGTAACGGACGAAGACGAGCCCGCTCTGAAGCGCCAGCGACTTGCCGTCAGCTGCCAGGATCCCTCCATAAAG TCCTTCCTGTATTCCATTAACCAGACAATATGCTTGCGACTGGATAGCATTGAGGCCAAGCTGCAGGCGCTGGAGGCGACCTGTAAGTCCCTGGAAGAGAAGCTGGACCTGGTCACCAACAAACAGCACAGCCCCATCCAAGTGCCCATGGTGGCGGGCTCCCCGCTGGGCGCAACCCAGACCTGCAACAAAGTGCGATG CGCTGTCCCCCAGACTACAGTAATACTCAACAGTGACCGGCAGAACGCCGTTGTAGCCAAGATGGAAGACCCCTTGAGCAACAGGGCACCGGACCCCCTGGAAAATGTCGTTAGCAA TGCGGTTCCTGGGCGTCGGCAGAACACCATCGTGGTGAAGGTGCCCGGCCAAGAGGACAGCCACAATGAGGACGGGGAGAGCGGCTCAGAGGCCAGCGACTCTGTGTCCACCTGTGGCCAGCCGGGCAGCCAGAGCATTGGGAACAATGTCACGCTGATCACCTTGAACTCAgaag AGGACTACCCCAACGGCACGTGGCTGGGCGACGAGAACAACCCTGAGATGCGGGTGCGCTGCGCCATCATCCCCTCCGACATGCTGCACATCAGCACCAACTGCCGCACGGCCGAGAAGATGGCCCTCACGCTGCTCGACTACCTCTTCCACCGCGAGGTGCAGGCCGTGTCGAACCTCTCAGGGCAGGGCAAGCACGGCAAGAAGCAGCTCGACCCACTCACCATCTACGGCATCCGAT GTCACCTGTTCTACAAGTTTGGGATCACAGAATCCGACTGGTACCGAATCAAACAGAGCATCGACTCCAAGTGCCGGACGGCTTGGCGGCGGAAGCAGCGAGGTCAGAGCCTGGCAGTCAAGAGCTTTTCACGGAGAacgccctcctcttcctcctacaGTGCCTCAG AGACCATGATGGGCTCCCCGCCAGCCGCCAGCGAGCCCTTGCAGCCGCAGCCGCAGGCCCTGCACTACACCCTGGCCAACGCACAGCAGGTGCAGATCCACCAGATCGGAGAGGACGGACAGGTCCAAGTA GGACACCTCCACATTGCCCAGGTGCCGCAGGGGGAGCAGGTGCAGATCACGCAGGACAGCGAG GGCAATCTGCAGATCCATCATGTGGGCCAGGACGGgcag CTTTCTACATCTTGGCCATGTGTGGCAGCTTTCCCTCATGGACAAACACTGGTGAACTGA
- the BANP gene encoding protein BANP isoform X8, translating to MMSEQDLADVVQIAVGDLSPDHPVVLENHVVTDEDEPALKRQRLAVSCQDPSIKSFLYSINQTICLRLDSIEAKLQALEATCKSLEEKLDLVTNKQHSPIQVPMVAGSPLGATQTCNKVRCAVPQTTVILNSDRQNAVVAKMEDPLSNRAPDPLENVVSNAVPGRRQNTIVVKVPGQEDSHNEDGESGSEASDSVSTCGQPGSQSIGNNVTLITLNSEEDYPNGTWLGDENNPEMRVRCAIIPSDMLHISTNCRTAEKMALTLLDYLFHREVQAVSNLSGQGKHGKKQLDPLTIYGIRCHLFYKFGITESDWYRIKQSIDSKCRTAWRRKQRGQSLAVKSFSRRTPSSSSYSASETMMGSPPAASEPLQPQPQALHYTLANAQQVQIHQIGEDGQVQVIPQGHLHIAQVPQGEQVQITQDSEGNLQIHHVGQDGQLSTSWPCVAAFPHGQTLVN from the exons ATGATGTCAGAGCAGGACCTGGCGGATGTGGTGCAGATCGCAGTGGGGGACCTGAGTCCTGACCACCCAG TTGTTCTAGAAAACCATGTGGTAACGGACGAAGACGAGCCCGCTCTGAAGCGCCAGCGACTTGCCGTCAGCTGCCAGGATCCCTCCATAAAG TCCTTCCTGTATTCCATTAACCAGACAATATGCTTGCGACTGGATAGCATTGAGGCCAAGCTGCAGGCGCTGGAGGCGACCTGTAAGTCCCTGGAAGAGAAGCTGGACCTGGTCACCAACAAACAGCACAGCCCCATCCAAGTGCCCATGGTGGCGGGCTCCCCGCTGGGCGCAACCCAGACCTGCAACAAAGTGCGATG CGCTGTCCCCCAGACTACAGTAATACTCAACAGTGACCGGCAGAACGCCGTTGTAGCCAAGATGGAAGACCCCTTGAGCAACAGGGCACCGGACCCCCTGGAAAATGTCGTTAGCAA TGCGGTTCCTGGGCGTCGGCAGAACACCATCGTGGTGAAGGTGCCCGGCCAAGAGGACAGCCACAATGAGGACGGGGAGAGCGGCTCAGAGGCCAGCGACTCTGTGTCCACCTGTGGCCAGCCGGGCAGCCAGAGCATTGGGAACAATGTCACGCTGATCACCTTGAACTCAgaag AGGACTACCCCAACGGCACGTGGCTGGGCGACGAGAACAACCCTGAGATGCGGGTGCGCTGCGCCATCATCCCCTCCGACATGCTGCACATCAGCACCAACTGCCGCACGGCCGAGAAGATGGCCCTCACGCTGCTCGACTACCTCTTCCACCGCGAGGTGCAGGCCGTGTCGAACCTCTCAGGGCAGGGCAAGCACGGCAAGAAGCAGCTCGACCCACTCACCATCTACGGCATCCGAT GTCACCTGTTCTACAAGTTTGGGATCACAGAATCCGACTGGTACCGAATCAAACAGAGCATCGACTCCAAGTGCCGGACGGCTTGGCGGCGGAAGCAGCGAGGTCAGAGCCTGGCAGTCAAGAGCTTTTCACGGAGAacgccctcctcttcctcctacaGTGCCTCAG AGACCATGATGGGCTCCCCGCCAGCCGCCAGCGAGCCCTTGCAGCCGCAGCCGCAGGCCCTGCACTACACCCTGGCCAACGCACAGCAGGTGCAGATCCACCAGATCGGAGAGGACGGACAGGTCCAAGTA ATCCCACAGGGACACCTCCACATTGCCCAGGTGCCGCAGGGGGAGCAGGTGCAGATCACGCAGGACAGCGAG GGCAATCTGCAGATCCATCATGTGGGCCAGGACGGgcag CTTTCTACATCTTGGCCATGTGTGGCAGCTTTCCCTCATGGACAAACACTGGTGAACTGA